In Anaerolineales bacterium, a genomic segment contains:
- a CDS encoding roadblock/LC7 domain-containing protein: protein MAKTRTELMVERLRDMQRGNSDIEGSAVVSVDGLSMASALSPDIEEDRISAMSAAMLSLGERIAKELGRGGMEQVYIRGKEGHVILTSVGDDAVLTSLARENAKSGLVFLDIKRATEDLAKLI from the coding sequence ATGGCAAAAACTCGCACCGAACTGATGGTAGAACGGTTGCGTGATATGCAACGTGGCAACTCCGATATTGAGGGGTCTGCTGTTGTGAGCGTTGATGGGCTAAGCATGGCGTCCGCACTCTCCCCGGATATTGAGGAAGACCGGATTTCCGCCATGTCTGCGGCGATGCTCTCGCTAGGGGAACGGATCGCCAAAGAACTAGGTCGGGGGGGCATGGAACAGGTTTACATTCGCGGCAAAGAAGGTCATGTGATTCTGACCTCCGTTGGAGACGACGCCGTGTTGACCTCCCTAGCGCGGGAAAACGCAAAATCGGGCTTAGTCTTCTTGGATATTAAGCGTGCGACGGAAGACCTCGCCAAACTTATCTAA